The Apium graveolens cultivar Ventura chromosome 11, ASM990537v1, whole genome shotgun sequence genome has a window encoding:
- the LOC141698125 gene encoding AUGMIN subunit 3 isoform X1, with translation MSGARLCGLLSELGYQQDSSKGGGSGGVLDPDSLEWPFQYDEARPILDWLCSSLRPSNVLSPSELNQLYEQFLQQGKMLEGEDLDFAYESISAFSTRRDNQEAVFGAEEGVKDIRDATSALKAEAQDLQRQLKNLQSQYDMLSGQASTLIQGRRARVAATSTVNGQLTNVEDSLSARNLEMNSVLGRIASTTQELSHYHSGEENGIYLSYSDFHPYLLVDASYTKELNQWFTKKLDTGPFRLVAEEGKSKCSRVSLDDISNILVQADLEKSHHQRVSELQRLRSIFGTSERQWVEAQVQNAKQQAILTALKAQVTSDEAHIHLDVHSLRRKHAELSGEITNLYHKEEKLLSETIPDLCWELAQLQDTYILQGDYDLKVMRQEYYINRQKAFIGHLTNQLARHQFLKIACQSEKKTMLGAYSLLKVIELELQGYLSATKGRVGRCMALIQAASDVQEQGAVDDRDTFLHGVRDLLSIHSNAQAGLSTYVSAPGIAQQISGLHSDLMILQSDLEHALPEDRNRCINELCTLIQSLQQLLFASSTTAQPNLSPRILMKELNEMEKVNAKLSAAVEEVTLEHCKKNEIVKHHSQEMALQRRVFVDFFCNPDRLRNQVRELTARVRALQAS, from the exons ATGAGTGGAGCTAGATTGTGTGGATTGTTGAGTGAATTGGGTTATCAACAAGATTCTTCTAAAGGAGGTGGAAGTGGAGGTGTTCTTGATCCAGATAGTCTTGAATGGCCTTTTCAGTACGATGAAGCTCGTCCTATTCTTGATTGGCTTTGTTCTAGTCTTCGCCCTTCTAATGTTCTTTCCCCTTCTGAGCTTAATCAGTT ATATGAGCAATTTTTACAACAAGGGAAAATGTTGGAG GGGGAAGACTTGGATTTCGCTTATGAAAGCATTTCAGCCTTTTCGACAAGGAGAGACAATCAGGAGGCTGTATTTGGAGCTGAAGAAGGTGTGAAAGATATAAG GGACGCTACATCTGCACTAAAAGCTGAAGCACAGGATTTGCAGAGACAACTTAAGAATCTGCAATCTCAATATGATATGCTCTCCGGGCAGGCCTCGACTTTAATACAAGGAAGAAGGGCACGGGTGGCAGCTACATCTACTGTAAATGGACAACTAACTAACGTTGAGGACAGCCTTTCAGCTAGAAATTTGGAG ATGAATTCAGTTCTTGGAAGAATTGCCTCAACAACTCAAGAGTTGTCTCACTATCATTCAGGGGAAG AAAATGGTATATACCTGTCTTATTCTGATTTTCATCCGTACTTGCTCGTGGATGCATCATATACGAAAGAGCTGAATCAATGGTTTACTAAGAAACTAGACACG GGTCCTTTTCGGTTAGTGGCTGAAGAGGGTAAATCTAAATGTTCCAGGGTGAGCCTTGATGACATCTCAAATATTTTGGTACAAG CAGATTTGGAAAAATCACATCATCAGCGTGTATCTGAATTGCAAAGGCTTCGCTCCAT ATTTGGAACAAGTGAAAGACAGTGGGTGGAAGCTCAAGTTCAAAATGCCAAGCAGCAAGCTATCCTTACAGCTCTAAAAGCTCAAGTAACATCTGATGAAGCCCACATTCATCTTGATGTTCATTCTCTTAG GAGAAAGCATGCTGAATTGTCCGGAGAAATCACAAATCTatatcacaaagaagaaaagttgttGTCTGAG ACAATACCTGATCTTTGTTGGGAACTAGCTCAGCTGCAAGACACATACATCCTGCAAG GCGATTACGACTTGAAAGTCATGCGGCAAGAATACTACATTAATCGGCAAAAAGCG TTTATCGGTCATCTGACTAATCAGCTAGCGagacatcagtttttaaaaataGCATGTCAATCAGAAAAGAAGACCATGCTTGGTGCGTATTCACTTCTGAAAGTTATTGAGTTGGAGCTGCAAGGTTACCTGTCAGCAACAAAGGGTCGTGTG GGGCGGTGCATGGCATTGATTCAAGCAGCATCTGATGTACAAGAACAAGGGGCGGTGGATGATCGAGATACATTTCTGCATGGTGTCAGAGATCTACTAAGTATTCATTCAA ATGCTCAAGCTGGCCTATCAACATATGTATCAGCTCCCGGCATTGCTCAGCAGATATCTGGCCTTCATTCAGACCTGATGATCCTGCAGTCCGACCTAGAACATGCCCTTCCTGAAGACAGAAATAGATGTATTAATGAGCT ATGTACCCTTATTCAAAGTTTGCAGCAGCTGCTGTTTGCATCATCGACTACTGCCCAACCAAATCTGTCGCCTCGG ATTTTAATGAAAGAGTTAAATGAGATGGAGAAGGTGAATGCAAAACTATCTGCTGCTGTAGAGGAAGTGACACTTGAGCATTGCAAAAAGAATGAG ATTGTAAAGCATCATTCACAAGAAATGGCACTTCAGAGACGAGTTTTTGTTGATTTCTTCTGCAATCCCGACCGACTTAGGAATCAAGTTCGGGAGCTTACTGCACGAGTCAGAGCATTGCAAGCATCTTGA
- the LOC141698125 gene encoding AUGMIN subunit 3 isoform X5 gives MSGARLCGLLSELGYQQDSSKGGGSGGVLDPDSLEWPFQYEQFLQQGKMLEGEDLDFAYESISAFSTRRDNQEAVFGAEEGVKDIRDATSALKAEAQDLQRQLKNLQSQYDMLSGQASTLIQGRRARVAATSTVNGQLTNVEDSLSARNLEMNSVLGRIASTTQELSHYHSGEENGIYLSYSDFHPYLLVDASYTKELNQWFTKKLDTGPFRLVAEEGKSKCSRVSLDDISNILVQADLEKSHHQRVSELQRLRSIFGTSERQWVEAQVQNAKQQAILTALKAQVTSDEAHIHLDVHSLRRKHAELSGEITNLYHKEEKLLSETIPDLCWELAQLQDTYILQGDYDLKVMRQEYYINRQKAFIGHLTNQLARHQFLKIACQSEKKTMLGAYSLLKVIELELQGYLSATKGRVGRCMALIQAASDVQEQGAVDDRDTFLHGVRDLLSIHSNAQAGLSTYVSAPGIAQQISGLHSDLMILQSDLEHALPEDRNRCINELCTLIQSLQQLLFASSTTAQPNLSPRILMKELNEMEKVNAKLSAAVEEVTLEHCKKNEIVKHHSQEMALQRRVFVDFFCNPDRLRNQVRELTARVRALQAS, from the exons ATGAGTGGAGCTAGATTGTGTGGATTGTTGAGTGAATTGGGTTATCAACAAGATTCTTCTAAAGGAGGTGGAAGTGGAGGTGTTCTTGATCCAGATAGTCTTGAATGGCCTTTTCA ATATGAGCAATTTTTACAACAAGGGAAAATGTTGGAG GGGGAAGACTTGGATTTCGCTTATGAAAGCATTTCAGCCTTTTCGACAAGGAGAGACAATCAGGAGGCTGTATTTGGAGCTGAAGAAGGTGTGAAAGATATAAG GGACGCTACATCTGCACTAAAAGCTGAAGCACAGGATTTGCAGAGACAACTTAAGAATCTGCAATCTCAATATGATATGCTCTCCGGGCAGGCCTCGACTTTAATACAAGGAAGAAGGGCACGGGTGGCAGCTACATCTACTGTAAATGGACAACTAACTAACGTTGAGGACAGCCTTTCAGCTAGAAATTTGGAG ATGAATTCAGTTCTTGGAAGAATTGCCTCAACAACTCAAGAGTTGTCTCACTATCATTCAGGGGAAG AAAATGGTATATACCTGTCTTATTCTGATTTTCATCCGTACTTGCTCGTGGATGCATCATATACGAAAGAGCTGAATCAATGGTTTACTAAGAAACTAGACACG GGTCCTTTTCGGTTAGTGGCTGAAGAGGGTAAATCTAAATGTTCCAGGGTGAGCCTTGATGACATCTCAAATATTTTGGTACAAG CAGATTTGGAAAAATCACATCATCAGCGTGTATCTGAATTGCAAAGGCTTCGCTCCAT ATTTGGAACAAGTGAAAGACAGTGGGTGGAAGCTCAAGTTCAAAATGCCAAGCAGCAAGCTATCCTTACAGCTCTAAAAGCTCAAGTAACATCTGATGAAGCCCACATTCATCTTGATGTTCATTCTCTTAG GAGAAAGCATGCTGAATTGTCCGGAGAAATCACAAATCTatatcacaaagaagaaaagttgttGTCTGAG ACAATACCTGATCTTTGTTGGGAACTAGCTCAGCTGCAAGACACATACATCCTGCAAG GCGATTACGACTTGAAAGTCATGCGGCAAGAATACTACATTAATCGGCAAAAAGCG TTTATCGGTCATCTGACTAATCAGCTAGCGagacatcagtttttaaaaataGCATGTCAATCAGAAAAGAAGACCATGCTTGGTGCGTATTCACTTCTGAAAGTTATTGAGTTGGAGCTGCAAGGTTACCTGTCAGCAACAAAGGGTCGTGTG GGGCGGTGCATGGCATTGATTCAAGCAGCATCTGATGTACAAGAACAAGGGGCGGTGGATGATCGAGATACATTTCTGCATGGTGTCAGAGATCTACTAAGTATTCATTCAA ATGCTCAAGCTGGCCTATCAACATATGTATCAGCTCCCGGCATTGCTCAGCAGATATCTGGCCTTCATTCAGACCTGATGATCCTGCAGTCCGACCTAGAACATGCCCTTCCTGAAGACAGAAATAGATGTATTAATGAGCT ATGTACCCTTATTCAAAGTTTGCAGCAGCTGCTGTTTGCATCATCGACTACTGCCCAACCAAATCTGTCGCCTCGG ATTTTAATGAAAGAGTTAAATGAGATGGAGAAGGTGAATGCAAAACTATCTGCTGCTGTAGAGGAAGTGACACTTGAGCATTGCAAAAAGAATGAG ATTGTAAAGCATCATTCACAAGAAATGGCACTTCAGAGACGAGTTTTTGTTGATTTCTTCTGCAATCCCGACCGACTTAGGAATCAAGTTCGGGAGCTTACTGCACGAGTCAGAGCATTGCAAGCATCTTGA
- the LOC141698125 gene encoding AUGMIN subunit 3 isoform X4, producing the protein MSGARLCGLLSELGYQQDSSKGGGSGGVLDPDSLEWPFQYDEARPILDWLCSSLRPSNVLSPSELNQYEQFLQQGKMLEGEDLDFAYESISAFSTRRDNQEAVFGAEEGVKDIRDATSALKAEAQDLQRQLKNLQSQYDMLSGQASTLIQGRRARVAATSTVNGQLTNVEDSLSARNLEMNSVLGRIASTTQELSHYHSGEENGIYLSYSDFHPYLLVDASYTKELNQWFTKKLDTGPFRLVAEEGKSKCSRVSLDDISNILVQDLEKSHHQRVSELQRLRSIFGTSERQWVEAQVQNAKQQAILTALKAQVTSDEAHIHLDVHSLRRKHAELSGEITNLYHKEEKLLSETIPDLCWELAQLQDTYILQGDYDLKVMRQEYYINRQKAFIGHLTNQLARHQFLKIACQSEKKTMLGAYSLLKVIELELQGYLSATKGRVGRCMALIQAASDVQEQGAVDDRDTFLHGVRDLLSIHSNAQAGLSTYVSAPGIAQQISGLHSDLMILQSDLEHALPEDRNRCINELCTLIQSLQQLLFASSTTAQPNLSPRILMKELNEMEKVNAKLSAAVEEVTLEHCKKNEIVKHHSQEMALQRRVFVDFFCNPDRLRNQVRELTARVRALQAS; encoded by the exons ATGAGTGGAGCTAGATTGTGTGGATTGTTGAGTGAATTGGGTTATCAACAAGATTCTTCTAAAGGAGGTGGAAGTGGAGGTGTTCTTGATCCAGATAGTCTTGAATGGCCTTTTCAGTACGATGAAGCTCGTCCTATTCTTGATTGGCTTTGTTCTAGTCTTCGCCCTTCTAATGTTCTTTCCCCTTCTGAGCTTAATCA ATATGAGCAATTTTTACAACAAGGGAAAATGTTGGAG GGGGAAGACTTGGATTTCGCTTATGAAAGCATTTCAGCCTTTTCGACAAGGAGAGACAATCAGGAGGCTGTATTTGGAGCTGAAGAAGGTGTGAAAGATATAAG GGACGCTACATCTGCACTAAAAGCTGAAGCACAGGATTTGCAGAGACAACTTAAGAATCTGCAATCTCAATATGATATGCTCTCCGGGCAGGCCTCGACTTTAATACAAGGAAGAAGGGCACGGGTGGCAGCTACATCTACTGTAAATGGACAACTAACTAACGTTGAGGACAGCCTTTCAGCTAGAAATTTGGAG ATGAATTCAGTTCTTGGAAGAATTGCCTCAACAACTCAAGAGTTGTCTCACTATCATTCAGGGGAAG AAAATGGTATATACCTGTCTTATTCTGATTTTCATCCGTACTTGCTCGTGGATGCATCATATACGAAAGAGCTGAATCAATGGTTTACTAAGAAACTAGACACG GGTCCTTTTCGGTTAGTGGCTGAAGAGGGTAAATCTAAATGTTCCAGGGTGAGCCTTGATGACATCTCAAATATTTTGGTACAAG ATTTGGAAAAATCACATCATCAGCGTGTATCTGAATTGCAAAGGCTTCGCTCCAT ATTTGGAACAAGTGAAAGACAGTGGGTGGAAGCTCAAGTTCAAAATGCCAAGCAGCAAGCTATCCTTACAGCTCTAAAAGCTCAAGTAACATCTGATGAAGCCCACATTCATCTTGATGTTCATTCTCTTAG GAGAAAGCATGCTGAATTGTCCGGAGAAATCACAAATCTatatcacaaagaagaaaagttgttGTCTGAG ACAATACCTGATCTTTGTTGGGAACTAGCTCAGCTGCAAGACACATACATCCTGCAAG GCGATTACGACTTGAAAGTCATGCGGCAAGAATACTACATTAATCGGCAAAAAGCG TTTATCGGTCATCTGACTAATCAGCTAGCGagacatcagtttttaaaaataGCATGTCAATCAGAAAAGAAGACCATGCTTGGTGCGTATTCACTTCTGAAAGTTATTGAGTTGGAGCTGCAAGGTTACCTGTCAGCAACAAAGGGTCGTGTG GGGCGGTGCATGGCATTGATTCAAGCAGCATCTGATGTACAAGAACAAGGGGCGGTGGATGATCGAGATACATTTCTGCATGGTGTCAGAGATCTACTAAGTATTCATTCAA ATGCTCAAGCTGGCCTATCAACATATGTATCAGCTCCCGGCATTGCTCAGCAGATATCTGGCCTTCATTCAGACCTGATGATCCTGCAGTCCGACCTAGAACATGCCCTTCCTGAAGACAGAAATAGATGTATTAATGAGCT ATGTACCCTTATTCAAAGTTTGCAGCAGCTGCTGTTTGCATCATCGACTACTGCCCAACCAAATCTGTCGCCTCGG ATTTTAATGAAAGAGTTAAATGAGATGGAGAAGGTGAATGCAAAACTATCTGCTGCTGTAGAGGAAGTGACACTTGAGCATTGCAAAAAGAATGAG ATTGTAAAGCATCATTCACAAGAAATGGCACTTCAGAGACGAGTTTTTGTTGATTTCTTCTGCAATCCCGACCGACTTAGGAATCAAGTTCGGGAGCTTACTGCACGAGTCAGAGCATTGCAAGCATCTTGA
- the LOC141695146 gene encoding uncharacterized protein LOC141695146, with the protein MDVEFKKSHVPAFGSWDCNDDLPFTQCFESARQAGLLRYSYSEDRDLYVAGDLYQNDVVTPAMIVVPRRRAKAGYPQGKKEGWVVCECECEHKYDVKQPPSPVSHHAPPPTKLHKAVDEDLYQISPDLLYAKSKRKRGFGLFSCCLRPTCDL; encoded by the exons ATGGATGTT GAGTTCAAGAAAAGCCATGTCCCAGCATTTGGAAGCTGGGATTGCAATGATGATCTTCCATTCACTCAGTGCTTCGAATCAGCAAGACAAGCTGGTCTCTTGCGTTACAGTTACTCTGAAGACCGTGATTTGTATGTAGCTGGTGATTTGTACCAAAATGATGTTGTCACTCCTGCCATGATTGTTGTTCCTCGCCGCAGG GCAAAAGCAGGGTATCCACAAGGGAAAAAAGAAGGGTGGGTGGTCtgtgagtgtgaatgtgagcaCAAATATGATGTGAAGCAACCACCAAGCCCTGTTTCTCATCATGCTCCACCACCAACAAAGCTCCACAAAGCTGTGGATGAGGATCTCTATCAGATTTCTCCTGATCTTCTCTATGCCAAATCCAAAAGG AAGAGGGGATTTGGTCTGTTTTCATGTTGCTTGAGGCCAACTTGTGATTTGTGA
- the LOC141698125 gene encoding AUGMIN subunit 3 isoform X2, protein MSGARLCGLLSELGYQQDSSKGGGSGGVLDPDSLEWPFQYDEARPILDWLCSSLRPSNVLSPSELNQYEQFLQQGKMLEGEDLDFAYESISAFSTRRDNQEAVFGAEEGVKDIRDATSALKAEAQDLQRQLKNLQSQYDMLSGQASTLIQGRRARVAATSTVNGQLTNVEDSLSARNLEMNSVLGRIASTTQELSHYHSGEENGIYLSYSDFHPYLLVDASYTKELNQWFTKKLDTGPFRLVAEEGKSKCSRVSLDDISNILVQADLEKSHHQRVSELQRLRSIFGTSERQWVEAQVQNAKQQAILTALKAQVTSDEAHIHLDVHSLRRKHAELSGEITNLYHKEEKLLSETIPDLCWELAQLQDTYILQGDYDLKVMRQEYYINRQKAFIGHLTNQLARHQFLKIACQSEKKTMLGAYSLLKVIELELQGYLSATKGRVGRCMALIQAASDVQEQGAVDDRDTFLHGVRDLLSIHSNAQAGLSTYVSAPGIAQQISGLHSDLMILQSDLEHALPEDRNRCINELCTLIQSLQQLLFASSTTAQPNLSPRILMKELNEMEKVNAKLSAAVEEVTLEHCKKNEIVKHHSQEMALQRRVFVDFFCNPDRLRNQVRELTARVRALQAS, encoded by the exons ATGAGTGGAGCTAGATTGTGTGGATTGTTGAGTGAATTGGGTTATCAACAAGATTCTTCTAAAGGAGGTGGAAGTGGAGGTGTTCTTGATCCAGATAGTCTTGAATGGCCTTTTCAGTACGATGAAGCTCGTCCTATTCTTGATTGGCTTTGTTCTAGTCTTCGCCCTTCTAATGTTCTTTCCCCTTCTGAGCTTAATCA ATATGAGCAATTTTTACAACAAGGGAAAATGTTGGAG GGGGAAGACTTGGATTTCGCTTATGAAAGCATTTCAGCCTTTTCGACAAGGAGAGACAATCAGGAGGCTGTATTTGGAGCTGAAGAAGGTGTGAAAGATATAAG GGACGCTACATCTGCACTAAAAGCTGAAGCACAGGATTTGCAGAGACAACTTAAGAATCTGCAATCTCAATATGATATGCTCTCCGGGCAGGCCTCGACTTTAATACAAGGAAGAAGGGCACGGGTGGCAGCTACATCTACTGTAAATGGACAACTAACTAACGTTGAGGACAGCCTTTCAGCTAGAAATTTGGAG ATGAATTCAGTTCTTGGAAGAATTGCCTCAACAACTCAAGAGTTGTCTCACTATCATTCAGGGGAAG AAAATGGTATATACCTGTCTTATTCTGATTTTCATCCGTACTTGCTCGTGGATGCATCATATACGAAAGAGCTGAATCAATGGTTTACTAAGAAACTAGACACG GGTCCTTTTCGGTTAGTGGCTGAAGAGGGTAAATCTAAATGTTCCAGGGTGAGCCTTGATGACATCTCAAATATTTTGGTACAAG CAGATTTGGAAAAATCACATCATCAGCGTGTATCTGAATTGCAAAGGCTTCGCTCCAT ATTTGGAACAAGTGAAAGACAGTGGGTGGAAGCTCAAGTTCAAAATGCCAAGCAGCAAGCTATCCTTACAGCTCTAAAAGCTCAAGTAACATCTGATGAAGCCCACATTCATCTTGATGTTCATTCTCTTAG GAGAAAGCATGCTGAATTGTCCGGAGAAATCACAAATCTatatcacaaagaagaaaagttgttGTCTGAG ACAATACCTGATCTTTGTTGGGAACTAGCTCAGCTGCAAGACACATACATCCTGCAAG GCGATTACGACTTGAAAGTCATGCGGCAAGAATACTACATTAATCGGCAAAAAGCG TTTATCGGTCATCTGACTAATCAGCTAGCGagacatcagtttttaaaaataGCATGTCAATCAGAAAAGAAGACCATGCTTGGTGCGTATTCACTTCTGAAAGTTATTGAGTTGGAGCTGCAAGGTTACCTGTCAGCAACAAAGGGTCGTGTG GGGCGGTGCATGGCATTGATTCAAGCAGCATCTGATGTACAAGAACAAGGGGCGGTGGATGATCGAGATACATTTCTGCATGGTGTCAGAGATCTACTAAGTATTCATTCAA ATGCTCAAGCTGGCCTATCAACATATGTATCAGCTCCCGGCATTGCTCAGCAGATATCTGGCCTTCATTCAGACCTGATGATCCTGCAGTCCGACCTAGAACATGCCCTTCCTGAAGACAGAAATAGATGTATTAATGAGCT ATGTACCCTTATTCAAAGTTTGCAGCAGCTGCTGTTTGCATCATCGACTACTGCCCAACCAAATCTGTCGCCTCGG ATTTTAATGAAAGAGTTAAATGAGATGGAGAAGGTGAATGCAAAACTATCTGCTGCTGTAGAGGAAGTGACACTTGAGCATTGCAAAAAGAATGAG ATTGTAAAGCATCATTCACAAGAAATGGCACTTCAGAGACGAGTTTTTGTTGATTTCTTCTGCAATCCCGACCGACTTAGGAATCAAGTTCGGGAGCTTACTGCACGAGTCAGAGCATTGCAAGCATCTTGA
- the LOC141698456 gene encoding uncharacterized protein LOC141698456: MASSQVASPQVEEVISSNAEEQRVMTPPAQNFDIDKPTVHLIEDDEDIEQEKEEDEDDIEIIPQRDEKRAEDLDDATDEEEEEDIGMKPASQFDDDEEEDEEPIGKGTRTRRFPDEDDDE; this comes from the exons ATGGCTTCCTCACAG GTAGCTAGTCCACAAGTGGAAGAGGTGATTAGCAGCAATGCAGAAGAGCAGAGAGTCATGACACCGCCAGCTCAAAATTTCGACATTGACAAACCTACTGTTCATCTCATCGAAGACGACGAGGACATAGaacaagaaaaagaagaagatgaagatgacATAGAAATTATTCCGCAACGTGACGAAAAACGAGCAGAGGATCTGGATGATGCAactgatgaagaagaagaagaggatattGGAATGAAGCCAGCTTCTCAAtttgatgatgatgaggaagaaGACGAAGAGCCGATCGGAAAAGGCACCCGAACCCGTCGATTCCCTgacgaagatgatgatgaatGA
- the LOC141698125 gene encoding AUGMIN subunit 3 isoform X3, with the protein MSGARLCGLLSELGYQQDSSKGGGSGGVLDPDSLEWPFQYDEARPILDWLCSSLRPSNVLSPSELNQLYEQFLQQGKMLEGEDLDFAYESISAFSTRRDNQEAVFGAEEGVKDIRDATSALKAEAQDLQRQLKNLQSQYDMLSGQASTLIQGRRARVAATSTVNGQLTNVEDSLSARNLEMNSVLGRIASTTQELSHYHSGEENGIYLSYSDFHPYLLVDASYTKELNQWFTKKLDTGPFRLVAEEGKSKCSRVSLDDISNILVQDLEKSHHQRVSELQRLRSIFGTSERQWVEAQVQNAKQQAILTALKAQVTSDEAHIHLDVHSLRRKHAELSGEITNLYHKEEKLLSETIPDLCWELAQLQDTYILQGDYDLKVMRQEYYINRQKAFIGHLTNQLARHQFLKIACQSEKKTMLGAYSLLKVIELELQGYLSATKGRVGRCMALIQAASDVQEQGAVDDRDTFLHGVRDLLSIHSNAQAGLSTYVSAPGIAQQISGLHSDLMILQSDLEHALPEDRNRCINELCTLIQSLQQLLFASSTTAQPNLSPRILMKELNEMEKVNAKLSAAVEEVTLEHCKKNEIVKHHSQEMALQRRVFVDFFCNPDRLRNQVRELTARVRALQAS; encoded by the exons ATGAGTGGAGCTAGATTGTGTGGATTGTTGAGTGAATTGGGTTATCAACAAGATTCTTCTAAAGGAGGTGGAAGTGGAGGTGTTCTTGATCCAGATAGTCTTGAATGGCCTTTTCAGTACGATGAAGCTCGTCCTATTCTTGATTGGCTTTGTTCTAGTCTTCGCCCTTCTAATGTTCTTTCCCCTTCTGAGCTTAATCAGTT ATATGAGCAATTTTTACAACAAGGGAAAATGTTGGAG GGGGAAGACTTGGATTTCGCTTATGAAAGCATTTCAGCCTTTTCGACAAGGAGAGACAATCAGGAGGCTGTATTTGGAGCTGAAGAAGGTGTGAAAGATATAAG GGACGCTACATCTGCACTAAAAGCTGAAGCACAGGATTTGCAGAGACAACTTAAGAATCTGCAATCTCAATATGATATGCTCTCCGGGCAGGCCTCGACTTTAATACAAGGAAGAAGGGCACGGGTGGCAGCTACATCTACTGTAAATGGACAACTAACTAACGTTGAGGACAGCCTTTCAGCTAGAAATTTGGAG ATGAATTCAGTTCTTGGAAGAATTGCCTCAACAACTCAAGAGTTGTCTCACTATCATTCAGGGGAAG AAAATGGTATATACCTGTCTTATTCTGATTTTCATCCGTACTTGCTCGTGGATGCATCATATACGAAAGAGCTGAATCAATGGTTTACTAAGAAACTAGACACG GGTCCTTTTCGGTTAGTGGCTGAAGAGGGTAAATCTAAATGTTCCAGGGTGAGCCTTGATGACATCTCAAATATTTTGGTACAAG ATTTGGAAAAATCACATCATCAGCGTGTATCTGAATTGCAAAGGCTTCGCTCCAT ATTTGGAACAAGTGAAAGACAGTGGGTGGAAGCTCAAGTTCAAAATGCCAAGCAGCAAGCTATCCTTACAGCTCTAAAAGCTCAAGTAACATCTGATGAAGCCCACATTCATCTTGATGTTCATTCTCTTAG GAGAAAGCATGCTGAATTGTCCGGAGAAATCACAAATCTatatcacaaagaagaaaagttgttGTCTGAG ACAATACCTGATCTTTGTTGGGAACTAGCTCAGCTGCAAGACACATACATCCTGCAAG GCGATTACGACTTGAAAGTCATGCGGCAAGAATACTACATTAATCGGCAAAAAGCG TTTATCGGTCATCTGACTAATCAGCTAGCGagacatcagtttttaaaaataGCATGTCAATCAGAAAAGAAGACCATGCTTGGTGCGTATTCACTTCTGAAAGTTATTGAGTTGGAGCTGCAAGGTTACCTGTCAGCAACAAAGGGTCGTGTG GGGCGGTGCATGGCATTGATTCAAGCAGCATCTGATGTACAAGAACAAGGGGCGGTGGATGATCGAGATACATTTCTGCATGGTGTCAGAGATCTACTAAGTATTCATTCAA ATGCTCAAGCTGGCCTATCAACATATGTATCAGCTCCCGGCATTGCTCAGCAGATATCTGGCCTTCATTCAGACCTGATGATCCTGCAGTCCGACCTAGAACATGCCCTTCCTGAAGACAGAAATAGATGTATTAATGAGCT ATGTACCCTTATTCAAAGTTTGCAGCAGCTGCTGTTTGCATCATCGACTACTGCCCAACCAAATCTGTCGCCTCGG ATTTTAATGAAAGAGTTAAATGAGATGGAGAAGGTGAATGCAAAACTATCTGCTGCTGTAGAGGAAGTGACACTTGAGCATTGCAAAAAGAATGAG ATTGTAAAGCATCATTCACAAGAAATGGCACTTCAGAGACGAGTTTTTGTTGATTTCTTCTGCAATCCCGACCGACTTAGGAATCAAGTTCGGGAGCTTACTGCACGAGTCAGAGCATTGCAAGCATCTTGA